In a genomic window of Streptococcus oralis subsp. tigurinus:
- a CDS encoding YdcP family protein yields MMRLANGIVLDKDTTFGELKFSALRREVRIQNEDGSVSDEIKERTYDLKSKGQGRMIQVSIPASVPLKEFDYNARVELINPIADTVATATYQGADVDWYIKADDIVLTKDSSSFKAQPQAKKEPTQDK; encoded by the coding sequence ATGATGAGATTAGCAAATGGCATTGTATTAGATAAAGACACGACTTTTGGAGAATTGAAATTCTCTGCTCTACGTCGTGAAGTGAGAATCCAAAATGAAGACGGGTCGGTTTCAGATGAAATCAAGGAACGTACCTATGACTTAAAATCCAAAGGACAAGGACGCATGATTCAAGTAAGTATTCCTGCCAGCGTGCCTTTGAAAGAGTTTGATTATAACGCACGGGTGGAACTTATCAATCCCATTGCGGACACCGTTGCTACTGCCACCTATCAAGGAGCAGATGTTGACTGGTATATCAAGGCAGACGATATTGTGCTGACAAAGGATTCTAGTTCATTCAAAGCTCAACCACAAGCAAAGAAAGAACCGACACAAGACAAATAG
- a CDS encoding YdcP family protein, with protein sequence MELKFVIPNMEKTFGNLEFAGEDKVVQRRINGRLTVLSRSYNLYSDVQRADDIVVVLPAEAGEKHFGFEERVKLVNPRITAEGYKIGTRGFTNYLLHADDMIKE encoded by the coding sequence ATGGAACTTAAATTTGTGATTCCCAACATGGAAAAAACATTCGGCAATTTAGAATTTGCTGGCGAGGATAAAGTCGTTCAGCGAAGAATCAACGGACGGCTAACTGTCTTATCAAGAAGCTATAATCTCTATTCTGATGTTCAAAGAGCAGATGATATTGTGGTGGTGCTTCCTGCTGAAGCTGGCGAAAAACATTTCGGCTTTGAGGAACGTGTGAAGTTAGTCAATCCACGTATTACCGCAGAGGGCTACAAAATCGGCACTCGTGGTTTTACAAATTACCTTTTACATGCTGACGACATGATAAAAGAATAA